A segment of the Anopheles cruzii chromosome 2, idAnoCruzAS_RS32_06, whole genome shotgun sequence genome:
CGTTAGGTCTTAAGAACcctgaacaaacaaacagaaaccaCAGCGTCCAGGTTGCATCTTAAAAATATCTAGGAGCCGCGTTGATCCAACCTGCATCTTAAAAAACATTGCAGGCAAAAGCAATGTAAACAGTACGACAGATAAGCGTAGGAAACATATGGCCACAGCATAGAACCTAGAccaataaaacgaaaataaacccaaaaaggtagaccaccaccgagaatcAATGCATGCATAGAAAGAGACAAGAATAGCATAACCTTAAGGAAATGTTACTATATAAGGCGTGAAATTTTGAAGAATAAATCGGAAATCAttaggctacggaacgctctcGCTTACTCTTGgatccctccggatgttgactgcATATAATCGTTTGCACgactccgtcggaactctaatagtcggaaaccaatcttctctcgaggcctccactgtcaggtagtagtacccatctaccctgtccgtcccaggccaaaagagtcgattaacaaacggtttaGGGCGTTGGCAACaagatcagaactggtaagtgaacgcgagatcactTCGGAcgcacgctccttcgcgcgttaggtccgctccATAACAGTTCACCAGCGCAAGCATTATTACATTTGTACATTCGATTTCCATTAAGGCTTTGTAAGAAAGATCCTGAACGAAAACTGAACCGAACATGCAGGTATAAGTTACCAGTTGATAAGTATCTTGTATAAACTCGTTTGAGAACTACACACAAAAACTACGTACCAGAATCAAAACACAATCAGTTCCAGCGGATTTATATTTGTAACCGAGTATGGCATGCAAAGCGTGTGCATGGTTTCACAGTTCACAGCAGCGCTCACAGATAGGTGACGGCGGCTATTAGGTTATATACAGGCTAAACTAATTCGAGATCTACTCAATGATCCGACAGCTAGATTCGTCTTCGCTTTGTACTCGGGCCGTTGGGCGGTGTGTTGGCCGGACTGGTAGTGGTCGAGTGGACTGGTTCAATTGACATAGACCCACGAGTTCGCTTTTGTGCGCGTTTCGCACCACCTTCAGCTCCGTTACTGTCGGTGCCcttaattttgattttgccGCTACTTGGTGGATGTTCACGGGTGTCCTTGCCGTCCATCGGTCCTTCTTCACGTTCCGTTTCTTTACTGTCCTTCGCCGCCACAGGTATTTTGGTAGCTGCGAAAAGCCAAATACTTTTCAAAAAATTCTCTATCAATTGCCTGGTTAATGCGTACTTACCGGATACTTTTAAAACCGGTTGATCAGACTTAATttcgacatgttttgcttctGTTTCGCCGGTCATCCACGCGGGTACGATTCTTTCCGTATCCTCCTGCTTTCGGCGCAATATGGCTGTTCCGAAGTCTGCTTCCGGGAGACCGAAATCGCATTCCTCGTTCAGAAATGGTGCATACTCCTGCTTATCGAGAACTTTAAGGTTGTACATGGACCGCAAGTGGGACCATATCGCATCGCTCGTGATTTCTCGCTGAAGAGCCTTGCACAGCCGCTCGGTGATACAGGCCATATAGAAGTGTCGATTAACACCAACGGGTTTGACTCCCTCCATCGCAAAAAACAGCTGCACTTCCTCTTCCGGGGTCCAATCAAACGGCTCTCTGTCTGGCTTCTCGCGCACAATTGTTGCCATATTTTCCGTTTGGTGGCCACTGTAGAAATCTACCTGGAAACACTTTTAGCTTGATGCTccgatttgtttattttgttcatCCTTCTTTGCTTATGTCATTAGAACTGTCGAATGATAGCAATTAGAAATGAGACCAGGTAAAGGTTAAAAACATTCCTTCGAAATCTACAACGACAAATATGCTATAATCATATAAATTGTGGCTCGTCCTTagcataataaataataatcatacAAACGTTTTATTCCAAAGCGTTTAAAGATCACCGAACATTTGTTCTTCTACGTTTGTTGTGATCGTCTACGGGTGAGAAAACTAATTCAGTTAGCATTTTAACCGGGGCGACCTGAAGCTTCGGCGATACCAGTTGTCATCTTAAGTGCATCAACGCGCGGAAATTCCTAGTTTTTGGATGTGCAATCCTGCTTATTTGAACGGCGTCTAATAGAAAGAAACACGAATAAGATGTTCGCAAATAAGAGCACACCCGAGGCGGTAGGTGTCGATGGTCGCAGTAAAGTAAATTGATGTTCGCATTGGTTTTTTAATCCATGTATGAATTCAATGTTTTCCTCAGCCGGTGCGAATTATACCAAACACGATGGGCAAGCAACTTGGACTGACGCTCAACTGGGCCACGGAGCACCAGTTTGGTGTGCTCGCGTTCAGCAacgtgaaaaacaaacggtacTTGCAATAAACAGACTGCGGTgaatatgttttaaatttccaACCTTTTCAACTCCGTAGCGCTCCGCAACCCCtgcaaggaaaacaaacagtaCCGGTCACCATAAACCAGTTCGATGTCGACTTCGCCCTGGACGAACCGAACCTACGCGCCATGGTTAGCGAGTGTGGCCGGGTTTTCTATGATCTGCAACAGCGACGCTACGGCTTGGTTGGTGGTTCCACGCAAACGATCGATTTCGTAGAGATATCGCAACGCTACCGGTTGATCGTTCGGCACGCTATtgataaaattaaacttttgaTAGCGGAACCTTCGAACTCTCCGGAACCAGCATCGGAACTGTGTCGCCAAACTTACGAAGCACAAATCCGCCTGTTCTACGGAATTGAGTGTACCTGGCACCTGATTGAGTTTCTGCTTCTGGACAACAACAAATCGGCAGCTATCGTAATGCCGCTGCTTGAGTGGATTCGCTATCACTTTCCCCGTCCGGCACAGGAAGCCAACGAGCTGCTAAAGCGGGACCTGCAGGTGGAACATGCTGAAAACTATTGGTCCGTTATGAAGTCTCTCGTGCTGCAGGGCCAAACAATGATTGCCCGTGCGTTACTTCGGCTACACGTTTCCGCCAACACACACGGCTTCCGGACGGCCGACCAGCTGCTTCAATCGATCCCTATCTACAGTGTTTACGGGGGCCTATCGGTGCACAAGTTTCAAACGCAGTGGCAGTGCTGGTGTCGTAAGGTTCAAACACTGCTTGATACCGGCACTTTTACTGATGAACCGTACCTGGAAGAGATCCTTCGGCTAGTAATCGGTGACCAGCAAGTATGGGCGCAGCAGCTTTCTAATGCAACTTCCTGGTACGAGTACTTTCCGGGCTACTTACTTTACACCGACTCGACGTGCAAGTACTATCAATTGACCGAACACGTCAGCGAATGGATGGCAAAGTTTCGCGAAGCACAACCTGCGACCGGGAGAGAAAAGCTTCTCGACAAGCTGGTTCTCGCCGTAATGGAGAACGACCTCATGGAAGTAGTGCGGCAGGTACAGGGGCTACCGGACAATGGATGGTTTGCGGTGCATCTTGTGGATCTGCTTCACCATGCAGGACAACTGCTAGAACTCGGCACTGTACGGATCGACGAGACTGGTACGTCTTCCCCCGGTAGTGAAGGTGGCGAACGTGTTGATCTCGGTAAACTGGTACGCGATTCTGTATTGTACGACTATGGTACGCTACTGATGTCCCACCCTTCGTTGTGGATGCTGGGGATAGAGTATTTGGAGTTTTCTAGCACCCTAGGGCTCGGGGCCCAAGAAACACTACTCGCTCGTATCCCCATCCGGAATGAGTCTCAAGCGCGTAAAATTCTGGCCGTTGCACGAAAACAAGGCTATGTTAGCGTTGAAGCGGAGGTCTGCAAGGTGCTGACGAAGCGCTTCCTTGCTCTCAAGCGCTACGGTAGTGCCCTGGACTGGGCGATCCGGTCGGGCGATAGTGCGTACGTGTGCGACGTGGCCAACATCTTTCTGGAGCACTACTGCAACCATGGTGAGCTGTTGTGTGAGTCGCTGGTCGCAAATTTAGGCGCCGAAGTGTTCATTTCTTCTCGGCTGGTGTTCCTGAAGAAATACTACGATTTTCGGCAGTTCTACCAGGAGCAAGCATATGCGAAGGCGGCCGAATTGCTGGTCAATTTGATGGATTCGAAAATTATGCCCTCATAGTAGGTTTGGATGTCGGAAGTGGTACATAGAGATCCGAAGtattcaatttgtttccatttacAGTTTCTGGCCATGCTTGATGTCCGATGCTATACCACTGCTCGAGTTTAAGGAACCGATCATTCCATCGAAAGAAACGCTCATCATCCTCGAACATCTGCAGATGGATCTTGTGCCAATGTTGCAACAAAGGCAGCAGAAACAGGGAGACGAGAAAGTGGACACCACCGACAGCCAAAAGGTCATTCGCGAAATGATGGAAACGGCCAACAGCACTCCTGCTAATGGGGAAAACATGATGCAAACGGATGATGGCGACGATCAGATGGCGCTCATACCCAAGTTTGCCTCCAATCTGCTAAACAACTGTACGgaggatttaattaaaatgttgcgacTGGCTTGCGCAAGAAATCTGTCCCGTGCTCTCATCATCGAGAACACAATAAGTGGCTGAGCGGCAGTGGCTTTACTTTTCTGTGAGTTTACACTGCGGTTCAATAAATGCATGTTTAAATTTCTAACCCTCACATCAGCGACAATAATGATTGTACTGAAGACGGCACCTAGTGTAGGAAGGGCATTGCAAAGACATAGATGTAGTACCAAATCATGGCTTTATTGCTCGATCCCTTCGATCTTTAATTTGTGATATTTATGCCATCCTTACGGTACCGAATGTTCAGTGCATCTTTAGTGTTGAATCGAATCAGCGGTCCGAGGCCGTCACCGGCCACTGAAGAATCTGTGATTGTCCCATCTCCCGATTGGGGGTGTTCTTTGTAGTGGTTCCTTAAATCCCGCAGCAACGGGAAGGAAGCGTCGCAATGGACGCACGGGAAAACGTTTTCGCCGATGTGTGTCCGAGTATGCTTTACCAGCACGCTGCCTTGCGCGAACTGCTTGCCACAGAATCCGCACTTATACGACCGTTCCCCAGTGTGGACGACCATGTGGCGTTTAAGATGGTGCGCTGCTGTAAAGCTATAATGGAGGAGGATTGTATCATTGATTAGACGAGAGAAGAAGAGTgcaattggaaaacaaacttATTACCTCCATTCACAAAGGTTGCAGCTATATGGTCGTTCCCCTTCAGAAATGTAAATAAGTAATAGGACATAAGAAAACGCTACCCAGCATTGAACTTGCTCTGTAAAAACATACCCATATGCGTCTGACGATGCTTTTTCAGACCATTCCTTGAATACCATTTCGTTCCACACAAATCACACTCAAAATTCTTTGTTTCATCATGAACCGTCCTATTGTGTGCCCTCTCTTCACCTGCGTAAATGTAATCGTTTAGAGATTTGGTTAGTTAGTAAAATGATTTTCAGTGTTTCATACACTGCCAATTTACCTTGGGTAACAAACCTGGCCGGACATAGACCACAAGCATACGGTCGAGCGCTTGAATGGCGGGCCATGTGCCGTGTGAGGTACTGTCCTCGGCTGAACTTCTTACCACAAATAGAACAAAGGTGGTTCACGGTGTGCTTTTCGGTGTGTTTCGCAAGTGTACTTTCCGACGCGAAACCTTTTTCGCACGTTCCACAAAAGAAGGTATGTCCCAAATCGTGAGATTTCTGGTGGACTTGGTACTTCTTCCTATCTAAGAACAACACCGAACATGGTTCGCAGTGCTGAACACTTTCTCTATGCAACTCTAACAAATGGTTTGTTAAAGCGTCTACCGATGCAAACGATACCTCTTCACAAAATGTGCATAGATGGGGTAACGATTCTGCCAGTGCCGTATTCGCTTGGGTATTTTCTTTGCCGCTACCAGAGGTGTCTTCTTCGTAAACTAGTATTTCGTCGATTGTTCCGACCGGGATGATCTCCTCCTGCGTTTCTGTCTCCTCCGGTTCTAATTCACTGGCCCAATCCTCATACATTGGGGCATCGAAGTTAAGGCTTTCGGCGGATTGCGGCAACAAACATGGCGACGGTTCTGCATGTGGCGACACTTCCTGCACCAAGCCAATACTGCACTCGGCAGAGGTTTCACAGACTGCTGACACCTCAGCAAACTGCTCGTTCCACCATATATGGCTGGCCATACAAAGATTGTAGAAACTGTGCGTATTCAAAACTTTTCGTTTGCACTTCTTACACAGTTTGCTCGGCCATTCGTTGAGGTCAGTTTCATCGCCGAATGCCTCCGGAAAGATCCTGCACAGTACTGTGTACATTGTTTGGTCCTTGTCCAGCGGATCGTGAACGTTAAACAAAACATCGACCGCGGACAAACAAACTCGACAAATCTCTAGATTCATTACCGTTGTGCTATTTCGCTTTTCTTCACGTTGCACAAAACGAAGACGATCAGCGACTTTTCTTGAAGATTCGAATTTGCTTGTTTACCAATCAACTCTCTTCCGTAGCTGTCATTTTTTCAAGGCTTCAAGGGTTGAATTTCGGCCAAGGTATATAGAGCGGTGCTtgcaaagaaataaagaaTGGCGAGTAAAGCCTTGTTACGACAATGGTTTGTAGTTATTTGCCTTACCGTAACGGACTCACGTTCAACAACGCCAAGCGCGCTATCTTTCCCTTCAACAACGCCAAGATTTGCCCAAGGATTGTAAAGTTAACTGCGCTGGTATCAGAAGAAATGAAGAAACTTTGTTGTTACGAATAATTTAAAtctatttgcattttgttctCTTTTTCGAAGTGATATAAATTACAGGTCATTGCTGTGTCACTTTCTCCTGTGCATTTACTCTATATTTCTTTCAGTGTCTTACTTcacttgttttctttcctttgcTCGTTTGCAGTTTTATGTTTACATATTCATTTATGTTGGGTTTCGTTTACTGAGTGATTCGTGTATGATTTTCGCACCTCAGCATTTAATCTTCAACTCCATGCGTTCCttgattgttttcttatttatttacgcTGTTAGTTTGTTTACCATTTCTACGGCTTTGTATGTCTTTCAAGAAACCAATTTCttgaattttttgttttaatttttttcctcttcgttTTTACAAAAACGTTGTCAGTTCATAGCCGTTCCGAGCTTATGTGATTTAAGAAACTGCCATACAATATTATTTCTGCGTAGGGCCAAACGCCTTAGGGACAATTCCTTTCCCTAGGCCCAAATAAGTTGAAAGCAGTGGGAGGAAGctattaaaaaaatacataacAATAAGTGGAGCTAAGGTCACAGTAAACACCACACGTTTCTGCATGAAGCAAGTCTTAAACCTCTATCGCATTTCGGTTCTATTTTTGTCTTCAATCTCCATAACTGGCACAGTGAACAACGTGCGAGTTATTGTTGTAACAAAAACATACCTACACCTATGCCAAACTCAAATCAACATCGAAAAAATCGATCACCTTCTTGTATTTCAACTGTAGAAACTGAACCATTCTCGATTCGTGAACGAATATATTATGAACCACAATTTTGCACTGCCATTTAAAATGATCAAAAAGCATAGAATGGAAATTTCGTTTATTGCTATCAGCGACCTGTTTAATCGTTATTGGTTTAGTTTAGCGATTACGGTTTAAACTTTTCATTCCAAATTACGATAAACGCTCGGCACAAAAATATAACTATGATCTTTGTCTGTGCAGCCTGCCAAATAATCAAGCAGATGAATGGAGATGGATGCTACAGTCTTTCTTTCATAGATTGCTTAAACAGTGTGAGGCCCAGAGAAGCGTCCTATCGTTGCAGTTCACAAATGCATTGACAAGATTTTAAAAAAGCTATTGTAATACTGTTAAATCTAAATGGCTGTCAACAATTTAGTttcattttactttttatAAATACGTAATCATTTTTGAAGCTACAAAGCAGGTCATGTTGAAAAAGACATGCGAAAAAGAATTCACCATTAATAGAATTAAGTATTGAAGATTGAGGAAACTTTCGAATCGCTTCCAAAGGTAAAAgaatcaataaattaaaaaatggcgATATGTTCACATGTGAAATGAAGATAGACGGAACCGCCAGGAATCCTTCAATCATTTTACAGGTGCGCAAAACCAAGGCTTGCTCCGTTGtacggaagaagaaaaaacaattcCATTCAAGTCACACTTCTGTCATCGACTGTCATGGCGAGAGGGAAACAGAAGCAATAGCGAACTTTACGACAGGAATGGGCAACGAGTTTGTTTCGTATTGGCCGTGGCGCTCAGTTCGAAGTGTTCGAGATTGTTTATACAAGTTAATCAATTACAGTTCATGTTccttaattattttctttattcaGCAACTTCTTGTCttgcgatttttgtttgtttgcaggTTTGCTTGCTATCCTTACATGTTAATGTAGGGTCTAGTCCTCGTGGTTTAAGAGtagtttttcgtttccatATTTCACTTATGTCTCTTCTGAGCTTGCCTTTAGTTGAAATGTATGGTTAACCTGCTGCTACAACTTCCGAGCAGTGCACTTCGCCCAGAGTAATctcaaaaataataataatagtaaaatGGAAACAACGAACTACGGCGTGCTCTGTGTGGTTGGTTGGAGAGCAAGCTCACTTTGagtgtttttcggttttctctctttctgctcTTTGTCATTTGCCTGTTTATGCCGCAGATTTGCTTTTCGTTACGATCGCTTAAAACAGGTGATATAATTCGTCCGATTTCCACGACATATTTCCAACCGTTCTCTCACTCACACGCTGCAGAATTGCATTGCAGCAGTCGACCGGACAGCAGCTGCACAAAAGCGGTCAAGAACCGTGTTTTTCTcatgttccgttttttctacAATACATTTCGCCGGGCCATTCTATGGACCCTACTACTTCCGACCCCCAGCACAACTCGCcccaaatacacacacacagattgcAGCACACATTCACACAGCGATTTTGCCAAACGGGACGGAGGACATCTCGTCACGGTCGGTAGTTGTGTGATTAGGGTCCGGGCACTAGTTGGAACCATTGGCAGACGATACCGCCGTATGCTGGGGCGGGTTTGTGAGATGCTGTGCGTCGCCGATGGTGCTTGCCGCCGGATCGGTTTCATCGTCCATGGCCACGGAACCGCGTCGAAGTTTTTTCGCCGCACTTGCCACAAGAACGTTCGCAGCCGCCGGGCTCGAACCGAACCCACCGACGGCCAGCGAGGAGGTGGACGATAAGGCGGCAGTGGTAGCGGCCACGGCCTTACCCTTACCCGAACGTGTCATGCGCTTATTGCTATTCGAATCGTCCTGCTCCGACAACAGGAACGaaccatcggtggcggcggatgcTGCTACCAGGCTGGCTG
Coding sequences within it:
- the LOC128278640 gene encoding nuclear pore complex protein Nup75, which encodes MGKQLGLTLNWATEHQFGVLAFSNVKNKRAPQPLQGKQTVPVTINQFDVDFALDEPNLRAMVSECGRVFYDLQQRRYGLVGGSTQTIDFVEISQRYRLIVRHAIDKIKLLIAEPSNSPEPASELCRQTYEAQIRLFYGIECTWHLIEFLLLDNNKSAAIVMPLLEWIRYHFPRPAQEANELLKRDLQVEHAENYWSVMKSLVLQGQTMIARALLRLHVSANTHGFRTADQLLQSIPIYSVYGGLSVHKFQTQWQCWCRKVQTLLDTGTFTDEPYLEEILRLVIGDQQVWAQQLSNATSWYEYFPGYLLYTDSTCKYYQLTEHVSEWMAKFREAQPATGREKLLDKLVLAVMENDLMEVVRQVQGLPDNGWFAVHLVDLLHHAGQLLELGTVRIDETGTSSPGSEGGERVDLGKLVRDSVLYDYGTLLMSHPSLWMLGIEYLEFSSTLGLGAQETLLARIPIRNESQARKILAVARKQGYVSVEAEVCKVLTKRFLALKRYGSALDWAIRSGDSAYVCDVANIFLEHYCNHGELLCESLVANLGAEVFISSRLVFLKKYYDFRQFYQEQAYAKAAELLVNLMDSKIMPSYFWPCLMSDAIPLLEFKEPIIPSKETLIILEHLQMDLVPMLQQRQQKQGDEKVDTTDSQKMALIPKFASNLLNNCTEDLIKMLRLACARNLSRALIIENTISG
- the LOC128278641 gene encoding zinc finger protein 84-like, translating into MNLEICRVCLSAVDVLFNVHDPLDKDQTMYTVLCRIFPEAFGDETDLNEWPSKLCKKCKRKVLNTHSFYNLCMASHIWWNEQFAEVSAVCETSAECSIGLVQEVSPHAEPSPCLLPQSAESLNFDAPMYEDWASELEPEETETQEEIIPVGTIDEILVYEEDTSGSGKENTQANTALAESLPHLCTFCEEVSFASVDALTNHLLELHRESVQHCEPCSVLFLDRKKYQVHQKSHDLGHTFFCGTFTAAHHLKRHMVVHTGERSYKCGFCGKQFAQGSVLVKHTRTHIGENVFPCVHCDASFPLLRDLRNHYKEHPQSGDGTITDSSVAGDGLGPLIRFNTKDALNIRYRKDGINITN
- the LOC128267863 gene encoding MRG/MORF4L-binding protein → MATIVREKPDREPFDWTPEEEVQLFFAMEGVKPVGVNRHFYMACITERLCKALQREITSDAIWSHLRSMYNLKVLDKQEYAPFLNEECDFGLPEADFGTAILRRKQEDTERIVPAWMTGETEAKHVEIKSDQPVLKVSATKIPVAAKDSKETEREEGPMDGKDTREHPPSSGKIKIKGTDSNGAEGGAKRAQKRTRGSMSIEPVHSTTTSPANTPPNGPSTKRRRI